The segment gaagcagagcaacagaggaagacagctgacaaaataagctaatagggaaaaataatgacaatacATGCATtatattctgttttaaatcaagcctttattttacttgaaaaaagagaagataatgtatttattattagagtatgtattatttataatgtatccagttcaattggaaatctgtaataataaatattgtttcgatgttattcaattgaactttctttatttaatttgacagtcattGGTTTACGACATAGTTGAATACCCCTGCTGTATTTGTTCTGGGGGGGGAAAGCAGTAGCTTGATGTTTGTACAATCTGCAGTCAAACATAGACAAGCAAACCATGCAAAGGCGGACACTTTTAGACATGACCTTGAAATGTTTTAGAGTGAAACGTTTTTTGTTAAAGTATTTACAACTTTAGTGGAGGTCGTAcgttaaaatacaataaacgaACAGTCGTCCTCCCTTGTTTTCTAATCCACGCATGCGCGGTGGTTCCGCTTCACGTGGGCTACAGCCTTCGGGCGTCGCTGCTTGTGTGAAAGTCAAACAAACTATACGCGAAACGATTCGTCCTGGCGTCCCATTGGCTCACGTACCGGTATGTCACTGACGTCGGCGGCATCCCATTCGCTATATAAGGAGGCGTTACGTTTAGTCAGACGACGATCAAGTGTCACTTGTTCACATTGCCACACTTTCAAACACGTTAGTGTTATTTGTAGCCGTAGAAAACTGCCATGGAGCACATAAAGGATGGGTGGTTTACGGAGTCGTGCGCGCTGTGGCCAGGCCAGGCGATGAGCCTCCAGGTGGAGGAGGTCCTCTACCAAAAGAAATCCGGGTTTCAAGACATTATGGTTTTCAAGAGGTGAGTACTTAGAGCGACACAACTTTGCTAACGTCGCTAGCTCTTAGCACCCGCCAGCAGTGAATGACTAACCCGAAGCTCGTGGGGGTTTTGAAAAGTTTTTAATCCGCTGGTGACGTTCGCTCACCTGCCAGTTGTTCCCTTTTGTCCCCGAACAGGTTTGAGCTCGCGAACGAACGAACTAacgctagttagctagctaacgttaggtTGCGAAATGAGCACCCAGTGATAGCTCGGGTGGTGGGATAACTCTGAGTCGATGGAGAGTAACGTTTACGGTACCCGATATACTGACAGGCGAGTCTCTTTTAACAACGTCTGCAATTCAACTTGGCTTTATTGCcatgaaggggaaaaaacaactgagaaaaaacattgatattattatgattgtgtacttttttccttttgtatgCGTTGGGAAGATGAAGACAACACTAACATGTGCTGCCTCTTGCTCAAGTTATGTAAACATACGTTTTCAAATGTGACGCTCATACTTTGCCGTGATGCCACTTTTCAGTAAAACCTATGGGAACGTCTTGGTGCTGGATGGAGTGATCCAGtgcacagagagagatgagTTCGCCTACCAGGAGATGATTGCAAACCTCCCACTGTGCAGCCACCCTTGCCCCAAGAAGGTATTGCTCAATGTTATTGTTTGGGTGAATGAAAGCCACCGCAGTCAGGCGTGACCCAGGATAACTTGCATTTCTTGTTTTGATAAGTTGGATTGTTTGACTTTCACAGGTGCTGATTATCGGCGGTGGAGATGGCGGAGTGCTGAGAGAAGTGGTGAAGAGTCCACTCGTGGAGTCGGTGGTTCTGTGTGAGATCGACGAGGTAGAAGCAACAATGCTGCGGAGcattctcactcactcacaaacacaccgtTTTATCTCCATTCCTTTGCTTTCTTTGCCATACGTTATATTGCACCCGAGCAATGCCTGGTCGTATTGGCgggactgtggctcagtggtgagcagggtcgtaagcggttcgatccccggctccgctagcccatgtcgatgtgtccgtGTGCTAGACAGTCCTGTCTAGTTAGTGCTGATGGTCCTTCAATCAGTTTATGGatggatgtgaatgtgtgcatgatgtcatgttgtgttaaagtactttgagtggtcggaagtacaggaagtacaggtccatttaccatgttGTCATCTGTGTAGGAAGTTATTAATGCATCAAAGAAGTTCCTCCCAGGGATGGCCAAAGGGTTTTACAGTCCCAAGCTCATCCTCCATATTGGAGACGGCTTTGAATTCATGAAGAAGAACCAGGATGCCTTCGACATCATTATAACCGATTCCTCAGACCCTGTTGGTGAGTGCCACTTTGGAATTGTTACAACACCATTTTCTTTGCCAACTGTTAATGAAGGCAGTCAATTTCGAGTTCTAATTTTTGTTGCAGGACCTGCTGAGAGTTTGTTCAAGGAGTCTTACTATCAACTGATGAAGACAGCGTTGAGAAACGGTGGCATTCTATGTTCCCAGGGTACCGTTCACACTTTACTTGTACTTTATATTTTCACTTTTGTGTTAACATTTGGAGACAGGCTGGCGAGTAATTTTAGAAAAATTATGACTATGCTACGCCCCCTTTTCAAGTTTCTACTCATTAACTCACCTGGAGCtgttatgttgtatttataGTCTAACCTCCAACTCTCTCAAGATGGGATGatgctttaaaagaaaaaaagtgcagGCAGGAAATGAACAtgcccttccttctcctcttgtgTCAACTTTACAGGAGAGTGTCAATGGCTCCATCTGGAGCTGATAAAGGAGATGCGAACCTTCTGCAAGACCCTATTCCCTGTGGTGGACTATGCCTACAGCACCATCCCAACTTATCCCAGTGGCCAAATTGGATTCATGCTCTGTAGTAAAAATCCCGTAAGTGTGCTCGTCTCTCCGTTTACCATCCACCACCTGCATGATTGCCTTTGAGTGcctctgccttttttattcTAGAACCTTTCGGTAGCTAAATAAACTTGTCCTTGTGATGTATGTCAAATGACTGAGGTGCCCCCTTCACTTTTGAATTAGGAAACAAATTTCTTGGATCCAATGAGAGCGCTGTCAAAAGAAGAAATGGAATGTATGAACCTTAAATATTACAACCCTGAAATTCACAAAGCATCATTCGTCCTGCCTGAGTTTGCAAAGAAGgtaaatgttgttaaaatcactTTTACATTAAATATCAGTGCACTTAAAAACTGACACATATTTGCTTCCTTTCACTAAGTGTCTTCTTAACCATTGACAGGTACTCAATGAAGCATGACCAGCAACAAAGGCCcatgttcatcctctacctggcCCTCAGACCACATAAGTACAACCCTCTAAGGCTTCTTCTCCTCAACACGGTTCAGCACCACTGACGAGGGTCGCCTCCTTAAGATTTTATGGATGGGGCACctaatatgaaaaataataataatcagtggGCAGGAACTTGCTGAGTTATACAGGGAGAAGTGTTagttgtttccttccttccagtCTTACACGCTcttggtgtttttatttattttactgatgTATTTGGTTTTTCCTTTTTACTCTTAATTGTTTTATCAGCATTTTGTGAAGAGCAATTTATCGGCTCCGGGTTGAATGGGGAGAGCGTTGCCGTCAAACCTGACCTCAATCTGAAACCGTGTACTGTCTATCGGATTCACTGCATCCACACCTTATGTAATTCATTACCATACCACAGTACATGTTGatgtacttttatttgtaatgtttattaTCAGTTTGTGCTCATGAGAAAACGCACAATCGCCATCTATCATGATATTCACAATACTAATGTGTCCTCTACACAAAAACCCTATAGTGCCTGAAATTGGTCGTTTGTTGTTGGTAGGGGGAAAAGACTTGCTCTGTATCGAAGTGTACCAGGCACACAGTGGCCTAGAAGAAAGCTCATGTGTCCCTTATCACCAACACCAGTAAGATTATATACATTTGCTCAGCTTTGACCATCAATTATAACAGTGTTAAAATGAAAATTGTCAAAAGAAATTAGATATGGCGTTGGAGTTTTGCAATgcgaaaaaaatgtaattgaggTGTGAATTAATTATGCAATTATAAACTTGCAGTATTATAGAGGGCTTGTATTGTAGTAAGCCTGTATGCTGAGTCATTGGATGGTCAAAATTTCAGTCATACGTATTAGCGCAAGTCCACATGGAATCTGTTGAGAAATATCTGATCAATgaatttgtgatttattttttttaagtactgTAATAAATTGGTAACATAAAATGGttctttgtgttctgtgtgcattcGGGCATATGCTTTATTTGCATTAGCACTAAAAACAGGGCAAAATTGCAGTTTATACATTTCTGATATCTCTAAAATGTGTTGATTATGTGCTGGCTTCAGGACCGCAGAAAAATATGTGGAAGTAATGAGATGTTCTAGGTCTATCTGCCAAACCATCTGCACAGCAATGGCACCGGGCAATggtcaaataaaatatttattcaaTGTTCAATTCTTAAATAACTTACATTAGTTTACCAGAGTTGCTACAAATGCCAGTGTTCCAGGTCTGCCAAACCTGCTTATTTTTGAGCTAATCTTTACCAATTGCAGCATCACTTTCCAGGCGTGTGCAGATTAATAAGTAATGTTTCAGCTTCAACGCTAATGGGAAACCCTCAACGTATCTGGTGTGAACAGTGTTGTAGCGCCAGTGAGTTGCAGTTCTGCTAAGCAGGCACTAGATGGCATCCTTTAATCTTATGTACAAGCTGGTTCGCATAAAGGAATGCATTGAAATTATACTGTTCAAATTCATCAAATGCATATTGCGAGAATACAACGTATTTTGAGGTTTTGTCTGAATATTAAAGGAAAGCCGCTTTGGCCCCCTTTTAAGTTGTTCAGATCAGTCAGTGTTTTGCGATGTGAGGCGCCACTGTTGCCTTCAGTTGCATCAACTGTGGTGATTGTGTAATACCTCAGCCCTCGCTGGTTTTCTATTAAAAAGTGGCCAACCTGTGACAGTGCAGAACATTATTATTCGACCGCCTTTATTAATGCGTTACGGTGGCTGTAGCGAAGGTGGTTCGTGTTCATGAGTGTTCTACTGTAATATATATCCACATGTCTTCCATTAAGACAATTCACGGAGTACCCATACACATTTAATTCAATGTGTATTTGCTTTAATGATAATATCTGTACTGCAGTAACACAACTTTGAAGACTGTGTCTCTTGTCCACCAAATGTAGATGTCTCCAGTGCAGTTTTACCCACACATCCAGATGTACCTGTTTCATGGAAAACACTCAACACATAATCCTCGAATGATCTTTGAGTCGGTGTTCCTTTGTGATCCCTTTCAGAGAGCGGTTGAGCTGTTGTTTGAGTCAATATGTGAAGTGGATGTAAGGAAAATGGAGGCTTCCACACACATTAATAAGACCTGGGAGTCATCGTGCTGATGATTTTCACGTTGTGAAGTCTCTTTCAGCTCAGACTGCAGATGTTTGTAAGGAGACAGTTTGTTGTAGATTCTTCAAACACGCTGGATTGCCAATATATAGGCGTTTCAACAGTCAGCTAATCTTTGTATTGGCTCCAGGCCTTCTTGAGATCAGCAGTGTATGAAGAAAATACCTCAAACACTGTTTTGAAAGCACGACAAATCCATTTAAACATATCAACCGAGGCGTACTGGAATATAAGTATTGTATGTTGCCTGCCGGTAGCGACATCTAAAGACGTCAGAACAGTAAACCCTGTTAATTGTGCTATTTCAGCGATACATCCTGGAGGGCAGCTTCTCAAACACATGAAACCATTTTCTTTCTCAGACAAGAGTGTATGTGTTATGCTGTAATCAACTCTCTATAATCAGTTTTGGTGAGGAGTTAAGCTCGTATAGACCAGTATAATTGGGTTTAGAAGTAgtacacacaaatgtattttccaaaCTGTGAACTACATTGAATGATTctgtttatatacagtatttagaaataaataagtCTTCATGTAAGCTGCAACTTATGTGTCAGACAAATGCATACTAAACGTAACCATTTGTTGCCACACTTGTATGACGAATATAGACGAGCAAAAACTGCATTGTGCTTCATTAATATTTCAGTGGATGCTTTATAAATCATACTGTCCAGGGCAAAGCTCCAAAAAATATTAACTtcgctgaaaaaaaaagaaggtaatttACTCATTTTGATTATGCACTGGAAGCCATTTCTCACTTGTTTAATCCACAGCCTAGTCTGAATTAAATGGAACTGCAGCTACAGCCTATCGTATATCCAACTGGGATGTATTGTACCCTCACAGTCATTGCTACTTGCAGATTGAGAGTTTTTGTCTTACTAATTGGGATATAGTTTGTATTTGGTGGTACATTTATGACATCACTCTACAGTCTTTTCCCAAAACCTGCCTATGTTATCCTGACCCAAAGGCTgattttgtctttatttcagagaacaaatacaaatcaatcTCATTTGATCCACTTAACTGCTCATGTAGAACAAGGGGAACCATCAACTCCATTGTACTCCCAGCACTAAATTACCAAAAAGGAATCGCTTTTTCTTTTAACCGCTATGTTTCCTCCACTAGATGGGTGATGAACATTTCCTCAAGGCACTTCCTGCAGTCATGGTCAGTGTCAGACCGCTCAATTGTAATCTGCAGGTGTCAGAGTGGCACATAGAGGCACTGCGACAGCAATCAGATGTTGGCTGAAGTTCAGAGCGAAAGAAACACTGGCACAAACAACAGTGATCAGTCAGCATTGTTGTCagtttatatttcttttagaTATTTTGATTGCCGCGACAGGAAAATGTGACCAATGCGCTCTTGATTGTTCAAGACGTCTCGAGTACATTACCCAGTTGATGAGTTGTGGGATTGTCCACGTACCTGCCTGAAGAGGTCATAATTGTGATTGGCTGTCAAAATTGTCAATACATTAGTTACATGTTGATGCTAAAACGTGGTTTTAGCCCAGTGACGTCGTCGCCCTCTGCAGATGTTCCCAATGTGTCAAAAAGGTGAAGTGTTCAGCGGTTCCATTTGTTCTGTCCTGAACCCTtcatctcccctcctcttccacgCTCACATACACCCCTCCTACCCCCCGTagcaccctccaccctccgtcATACACCCACCACCCTGTACGTCAGTGGCAGACCGTATAAAAGAGTGAAGGACTTTGGAGGTAGAGCAGAAGAAACATCAGTGGATTCCAAATCTTGTGACCAGCTGCACTGCACTTTCTCCACCACTCTCCTCTGGATCTCTGAGCTGCTCAGACTcctgcactctctctcttcctcaaacacacactcctctctcgGCTCCGTCCCCTGCACTCCTGTCACAGCATGCAGCTCCTGGTGGTGTTAGCGACTCTCATGGGGGTTGTGTTCAGCATTAGAGCAGCCGCCGTGCTTCCCGTGGAGGATCGGAACTCCATCCATGTGAGCAGGGTGAGGAGATTTTTATTGTTCCTTTGTAGTTCAAATTGTCCCTATAATTACCACTGTCATTaaagagattttctttttctggggtaaaggaaatgtttttaataatagttattattaatataatcatATGGTAATAATAAGTATAACTTTAAAAAGAATGATCTTGAAATAAAGATTGCCTGTGAAATCAACACAACTGaatccaattcaattcaatttatttaacatagcccaaaatcacaaatcacaaatttgcctcagaggacttcTGTACTCATTCGACATAGCTTGTGATATTTCTAATGTCTTTAATTCAGCCTGTTTGTTCGTactattttaaatgtgaaaagtaAATTATTATGATACCTTAGAATTCAATTAagatgtaaaatataaaaatcgTCCATCGTCTCTCTCCCTCaatgtgtttaataataatcataataattcaTATGTATTGTACTTGTGGTCAGGAGCTGAGCAAAGAGCGCAAGGAGCTGATCCTGAAGCTGGTGTCGGGCTTGTTGGATGGAGCTCTGGACACCAACATGCTGCCCGGGGAAGCATCACCTCTGGACCTCGAGGAGCCGCTGGAGTCTCGTCTGGAGGAGCGGGCGGTCTACAACAGGCTTTCACTGCCTCAGCGGGACCGCAAAGCCCCCTGTAAAAACTTCTTCTGGAAAACATTCACCTCCTGCTAACAGTGCTCTGCCTCCCGGCCAGCTCCTCATGAACTGTAGTAGACCTCAGCTGTACATATCATCTACACCCGTCAGACATCGATGGACTTCACTGacacaatgtgtctgtttaaatataaatgactAATGTATCTTTTtatgtatacaatatatgtatttatgtatgtagcCGTTTCTTTAAGGGTCAACAATAAAGCATGGATATAACGTTTGAGATGGTCACCACAGTTATGTGCTTTTGCAAATtgttcaaaaaagaaaaggtcataTTTTCCACCTGCTTCAACAATATAAATGCAAAGAAGATCATGCAAAATGGTTGCTGGATGAGATCCTTTTATACACTAAAATTGTGgaaatatattatgtatttctatatctgctaaaaaaaacaagttgcaGTCTTAAATTGC is part of the Cyclopterus lumpus isolate fCycLum1 chromosome 7, fCycLum1.pri, whole genome shotgun sequence genome and harbors:
- the srm gene encoding spermidine synthase; translated protein: MEHIKDGWFTESCALWPGQAMSLQVEEVLYQKKSGFQDIMVFKSKTYGNVLVLDGVIQCTERDEFAYQEMIANLPLCSHPCPKKVLIIGGGDGGVLREVVKSPLVESVVLCEIDEEVINASKKFLPGMAKGFYSPKLILHIGDGFEFMKKNQDAFDIIITDSSDPVGPAESLFKESYYQLMKTALRNGGILCSQGECQWLHLELIKEMRTFCKTLFPVVDYAYSTIPTYPSGQIGFMLCSKNPETNFLDPMRALSKEEMECMNLKYYNPEIHKASFVLPEFAKKVLNEA
- the LOC117733787 gene encoding somatostatin-1B-like encodes the protein MQLLVVLATLMGVVFSIRAAAVLPVEDRNSIHVSRELSKERKELILKLVSGLLDGALDTNMLPGEASPLDLEEPLESRLEERAVYNRLSLPQRDRKAPCKNFFWKTFTSC